The proteins below are encoded in one region of Sedimentibacter sp. zth1:
- a CDS encoding DUF445 family protein, whose protein sequence is MYKQILNLLIQPILGGAAGYITNEYAINMLFKSYTPLHIGGVIPKTRDEFIANITKLVEEDIVNKDKIQSIIGDSSFIDNFNTLVEDFFNKGIFDVTDNIQVCNIPGFDEFNKSLQSLIKTEIPPLVDKTISYISLNTKIEDIITAKQISTITSNLYDNLLFIMKNSLLVDNLFANYNDNSKETSICDLIGTTSSNVISNNIESIIFDKTNLSNTINNKIDSFINNVLVKTNSYKSINELINRILIKNKDNINLQINNLINNFLTSDKSNELLYNLANCIINYGKNLNICLYELIDVETLNNIKSYIKNNSSEIITFILEFVDKNDKDLLNIINESISETINEQDTSKKAMLSMAKGTIQNKINQFNLKEFLSNILSDDAKLDSLLDTLISKIAERLKSTSVSQLINALIEHDVLNESKFSEFITKYIKSIILNLSNTASFSFKSLINNETVNSIITKKISTLIREKILLSNKMLSNCKDKFSNIISETLNKSLEELIANFYTSNVNINDKLIEILTNKKEFILNTLNSNIANYICNKNISQVIDVNNIEFINTEISNSTKNALNSYIKNSSNLTMHELFTKLNSFNKLHDNVALELRNQITLNLSPILQKFIRSLSETNLNKLSDEELCEMAKSFIGNNLKPIMYFGGMLGIVAGIIIAIVNPNATIVEPLSLVNALTYSLVGFSTNAIAINMLFKPYNEIKFLKKVPFFRHFSLGYIAKNKAILADSMSYGINKYLLSKDSINELFDIYETSIKDNIKANVSENNYEKINNIISNNSDNIVNYLSKKSYDYLISNSSNMTNIFVNRVNKISVSEALYRNKTAVTKAVINYKTKFKNYIDNKASEYIYKNDKISTVINTKALNYVENLFSDYLNSNYDKILDVIDYEKIHNLFCQKNVEYKNMLDKNLTDILTNFDAESISLLLKDKAKNLSSDNEIKDKTRKILINKINTALQSDNNIGSLFEGNASKIANSYLLDICTNIEKSSAKLFVKAKTPISIAIQNMITKNLNFLTKGVYAMVGGPSIIDTTVEKAIVKKLPIYLQTKTDYLYKSLSNILNQKILKSKVVDLGITVNSDLNFNSSDDFSQKSNINIEEFISSSVDFVKEKANDFTIKDLLKPFGLDSIDSIFNNYGTDISKEINIIKQNCKLSRNDLLISTKQIINSIFENTIQSNDIRKVFEGISEKEINYFSNNISNFIFNDKCINNSLSYLFETIDTDDYSLNFESVADISDLSISLRTILSKLISKNDTKTLIKDCIQSLFDEVEKDKFNILDTKSRDYLLEIVTDASILSLKSNLDTILKDIEFDKIVKEQINDMSPKKIHKMFNSFAGKYFRTLMFYGLFGATFGINTLSGLILSGVYGVKNLANSKAKKHKSN, encoded by the coding sequence ATGTACAAACAAATATTAAATTTACTTATACAACCTATCTTAGGTGGTGCTGCAGGCTACATAACAAATGAATATGCTATAAATATGCTTTTTAAATCATATACACCCTTGCACATAGGCGGTGTTATACCTAAAACTAGAGATGAATTTATAGCAAATATAACAAAATTAGTAGAAGAAGATATAGTCAACAAAGATAAAATACAATCAATCATTGGAGACAGTTCTTTTATTGATAATTTTAATACACTGGTCGAAGATTTTTTTAATAAAGGTATATTTGACGTTACAGATAATATACAAGTTTGTAACATACCTGGTTTTGATGAATTTAATAAATCATTGCAAAGTTTAATCAAAACTGAAATACCGCCTTTAGTTGATAAAACAATTTCGTATATATCTTTAAACACAAAAATTGAAGATATAATTACTGCTAAACAAATTTCAACCATTACTTCAAATCTATATGACAATTTGCTTTTTATTATGAAAAATTCTTTATTGGTTGATAATTTGTTCGCAAATTACAATGATAATTCTAAAGAAACTTCAATTTGCGACTTAATTGGTACTACATCAAGCAATGTAATATCAAACAATATAGAAAGCATTATATTTGATAAAACAAATTTGTCAAATACTATTAATAATAAAATTGATAGCTTTATTAACAATGTATTAGTAAAAACAAACTCCTATAAATCTATTAATGAACTAATAAACAGAATATTAATTAAGAACAAAGATAATATAAATTTACAAATTAATAATTTGATAAATAATTTTTTAACATCAGACAAATCCAATGAATTATTGTATAATTTAGCCAATTGTATAATTAATTATGGTAAAAATTTAAATATATGCTTATACGAATTAATCGATGTTGAAACATTAAACAACATTAAAAGTTATATTAAAAATAACTCTTCTGAGATAATAACATTTATATTAGAATTTGTTGATAAAAATGACAAGGATTTACTAAATATAATAAACGAATCTATAAGCGAGACAATAAACGAGCAAGATACAAGTAAAAAAGCAATGCTTAGTATGGCAAAAGGTACAATTCAAAATAAAATAAACCAATTTAACTTAAAGGAATTTTTATCGAACATCTTAAGTGATGACGCTAAATTAGACTCCTTGCTTGATACTTTGATAAGTAAAATAGCAGAGCGTTTAAAGAGCACCTCTGTTTCACAATTAATAAATGCATTAATTGAACACGATGTATTGAATGAGAGTAAATTCAGCGAATTCATAACCAAATATATAAAAAGTATTATATTAAATTTATCTAATACAGCTTCATTCAGCTTTAAGTCATTAATCAACAATGAAACTGTAAACAGTATAATCACTAAAAAAATTTCTACACTTATAAGAGAAAAAATACTATTATCAAACAAAATGCTAAGCAATTGTAAGGATAAATTCAGCAATATAATTTCTGAAACTTTAAATAAAAGTCTAGAAGAATTAATTGCTAATTTTTATACGTCGAATGTTAATATAAATGATAAACTTATTGAAATTTTGACAAACAAAAAAGAATTCATCTTGAATACACTTAACTCAAACATTGCAAATTATATTTGCAATAAAAACATAAGCCAAGTTATTGATGTTAATAATATTGAATTTATAAACACTGAAATATCTAATTCTACAAAAAATGCTTTAAATAGTTATATTAAAAATTCTTCAAATTTAACTATGCATGAATTATTTACAAAGCTAAACTCATTCAATAAATTGCATGACAATGTTGCCTTAGAATTAAGAAATCAAATAACATTAAATCTTAGTCCTATTCTTCAAAAATTTATACGAAGTTTGTCTGAAACAAATTTAAACAAACTAAGTGATGAAGAATTATGTGAAATGGCAAAAAGCTTTATAGGAAACAATCTAAAACCAATAATGTATTTTGGTGGAATGCTTGGTATTGTAGCTGGTATTATAATAGCCATTGTTAATCCCAATGCAACTATTGTTGAACCTTTATCATTAGTTAACGCTTTAACATATTCTTTAGTTGGATTTTCAACAAATGCAATTGCAATAAACATGTTGTTCAAGCCTTATAATGAAATTAAATTTCTAAAAAAAGTACCGTTCTTTAGACATTTTTCATTAGGCTATATTGCTAAAAACAAAGCTATATTAGCTGATAGCATGTCATATGGTATAAACAAATATCTATTATCAAAAGACAGTATAAACGAGTTATTTGACATATATGAAACCTCTATCAAAGATAATATAAAAGCTAATGTTTCAGAAAACAATTATGAAAAAATAAACAACATTATTTCAAATAATAGTGATAATATAGTTAATTATCTTAGCAAAAAAAGTTATGACTATTTAATTTCAAACTCTAGCAACATGACAAATATATTTGTTAATCGTGTTAATAAAATTAGTGTTTCAGAAGCATTATATAGAAATAAAACAGCTGTAACTAAAGCTGTTATAAATTATAAAACCAAATTTAAAAACTATATAGATAACAAAGCATCAGAATATATATACAAAAATGATAAAATATCTACTGTAATAAACACAAAAGCTTTAAATTATGTAGAAAATTTGTTCTCAGATTATTTAAACAGTAATTATGATAAAATACTTGATGTCATAGATTATGAAAAAATACACAACTTATTTTGTCAGAAAAATGTTGAATACAAAAACATGTTAGATAAAAATTTAACTGATATATTAACAAATTTTGATGCTGAGTCTATTAGTTTATTGCTAAAAGACAAAGCAAAAAATTTATCATCAGACAACGAAATTAAAGATAAAACAAGAAAAATATTAATAAATAAAATTAATACAGCATTGCAAAGTGACAATAATATTGGTAGCTTATTTGAAGGTAACGCGTCTAAAATAGCTAACTCATATCTTCTAGATATATGCACCAACATTGAAAAAAGCTCTGCCAAATTGTTTGTTAAAGCAAAGACACCAATATCGATAGCAATACAGAATATGATTACAAAAAATTTAAATTTTTTAACAAAAGGTGTTTATGCAATGGTTGGTGGTCCTAGCATAATAGATACCACAGTAGAAAAAGCTATTGTAAAAAAATTACCAATATATTTGCAAACAAAAACCGATTATTTATATAAATCTTTATCAAATATATTGAATCAAAAAATTCTGAAATCAAAAGTTGTTGATTTAGGCATAACTGTAAATAGTGACTTGAATTTTAATTCATCTGACGATTTCAGTCAAAAAAGTAATATTAACATAGAAGAATTCATCAGCAGCTCAGTTGATTTTGTCAAAGAAAAAGCTAATGACTTTACAATCAAAGATTTACTAAAACCATTTGGTTTAGATAGCATAGACAGCATTTTCAACAATTATGGTACTGATATAAGCAAAGAAATAAATATTATAAAACAAAATTGCAAGTTATCTAGAAACGACCTACTTATATCTACAAAACAGATAATTAATAGCATTTTTGAAAATACTATACAATCAAATGATATAAGGAAAGTTTTTGAAGGTATATCTGAAAAAGAAATTAATTATTTCAGTAACAACATATCCAATTTTATATTTAATGATAAATGTATAAACAATAGTTTAAGCTATTTGTTTGAAACAATAGATACAGATGATTACTCATTAAATTTTGAGAGTGTTGCTGATATAAGTGATTTATCAATTAGTTTGAGAACTATATTAAGTAAATTAATTAGCAAAAATGATACTAAAACGTTGATTAAAGATTGCATACAAAGTTTATTTGATGAGGTAGAAAAAGATAAATTTAATATCTTAGATACAAAATCAAGAGATTATTTACTTGAAATTGTAACTGACGCAAGCATTTTATCTCTTAAAAGCAATCTAGATACAATTTTAAAAGATATTGAATTTGACAAAATAGTAAAAGAGCAAATAAATGATATGAGCCCTAAAAAGATTCATAAAATGTTTAACTCCTTTGCAGGAAAATATTTTAGAACACTTATGTTCTATGGTTTATTTGGCGCCACTTTCGGCATAAATACATTGTCAGGCCTTATTTTATCTGGAGTATATGGTGTAAAAAATTTAGCTAATTCAAAAGCGAAAAAACATAAAAGTAATTAA
- the murB gene encoding UDP-N-acetylmuramate dehydrogenase, producing MGLYENYEDFYKELSLIIDSKIIKNEELKKHIFFKVGGNADFFIEPKSYEDLSKVLKLVKKYDVNYYIIGNGTNLLVSDKGFRGSIIKIGGSFCDFSIEDNVVKVQSGALLSMVAKNTAAVGLKGLEFACGIPGFIGGGVAMNAGAYNGEIKDVVTSVVCMDTYGDIKRLSKEEMKFGYRNSVALTDNMIVLEVEFTLEKGNKTEILNRIKLLNEKRTKSQPLNYPSAGSTFKRPEGDFAARLIEKAGMKGFSHGGAMVSDKHSGFVINYNNASCVEILELMDIIVEKVYEDSSIKLEPEVRIIGEF from the coding sequence ATGGGTTTATATGAAAATTATGAAGACTTTTATAAAGAGTTATCATTAATCATAGATAGTAAAATAATAAAAAATGAAGAATTAAAGAAGCATATTTTCTTTAAAGTCGGAGGTAATGCTGATTTTTTCATAGAACCTAAAAGTTATGAGGATTTAAGTAAGGTTTTAAAACTGGTTAAAAAATACGATGTAAATTATTATATAATTGGGAATGGTACTAATTTACTCGTTTCTGACAAAGGGTTTAGAGGTAGTATAATAAAAATAGGTGGTAGTTTTTGTGATTTTTCTATAGAGGATAATGTTGTTAAAGTTCAATCTGGTGCTTTGTTGTCAATGGTTGCTAAGAATACCGCTGCAGTTGGTTTAAAAGGATTGGAATTTGCATGTGGGATACCAGGATTTATAGGTGGCGGAGTAGCGATGAATGCAGGAGCCTATAATGGTGAAATAAAAGATGTTGTAACAAGTGTAGTTTGCATGGATACATATGGAGATATAAAAAGATTAAGCAAAGAGGAAATGAAATTTGGTTACAGAAATAGTGTTGCTTTGACAGATAATATGATAGTGCTGGAAGTTGAATTTACTTTAGAAAAAGGAAATAAAACAGAAATTTTGAATAGAATCAAGTTGCTTAATGAAAAAAGAACTAAGAGCCAGCCATTAAATTATCCAAGCGCTGGTAGTACGTTTAAAAGACCTGAAGGAGATTTTGCAGCTAGACTTATAGAAAAGGCAGGAATGAAAGGATTTTCTCATGGTGGAGCAATGGTATCTGATAAACACAGCGGTTTCGTTATAAATTATAATAATGCAAGTTGTGTAGAGATATTGGAGCTAATGGATATTATTGTTGAAAAGGTATACGAGGATTCGTCTATAAAATTAGAACCAGAAGTTAGGATAATAGGGGAGTTTTAA
- a CDS encoding PHP domain-containing protein, with product MRVTKDYHVHSKFSHVRHAKNTVEEIVNKAIEVGLKEIAITNHGLSHITYGIRKRHLLSLRKEINELQMKYPNIKILLGVEANILSLNGDIDVTQDIIDNCDIVLCGYHTFVGYKTFKDFWSFMVLNKLAKKFGWFVEKQRKSNTQAIVKAMESKKINILTHPGEKLIVDIEKIAKSAEKNSIILEINSSHKHLSTEELKVCKLYDIKYIINSDSHSIDTIGDYKSGIDRAVESNINLKEVINLEI from the coding sequence ATGAGAGTTACTAAAGATTATCATGTCCACTCTAAATTTTCTCATGTGAGACATGCTAAAAATACAGTTGAGGAAATTGTTAATAAAGCTATAGAAGTAGGTTTAAAAGAAATAGCTATAACAAATCATGGACTTTCACATATTACTTACGGAATTAGAAAGAGACATTTGCTTAGCCTAAGAAAAGAAATCAATGAGTTGCAAATGAAATATCCAAATATTAAAATATTGTTAGGTGTGGAAGCAAATATACTGAGCTTAAATGGTGATATAGATGTTACCCAAGATATCATAGATAATTGTGATATTGTGCTTTGTGGATACCATACTTTTGTTGGATATAAAACATTTAAGGACTTTTGGAGCTTTATGGTTCTAAATAAATTAGCAAAAAAATTTGGATGGTTTGTGGAAAAGCAAAGAAAAAGTAATACACAAGCAATCGTAAAGGCGATGGAAAGCAAGAAAATAAATATTTTAACACATCCTGGTGAAAAGTTAATAGTAGATATTGAAAAAATAGCCAAAAGTGCCGAAAAAAATAGTATAATATTAGAAATAAACTCAAGTCATAAGCATTTAAGTACTGAAGAATTAAAAGTTTGTAAACTTTATGATATAAAGTATATTATAAATAGTGATTCTCACAGTATAGATACTATTGGAGACTATAAATCAGGTATTGATAGAGCAGTTGAATCTAATATTAACTTGAAGGAAGTAATCAATTTAGAAATTTAA
- the rapZ gene encoding RNase adapter RapZ, with translation MEFVIITGMSGAGKSQAINVLEDINFYCMDNLPPMLLPNFFELCKASTKKVDKVAVVVDIRGGVFFNDLFTSLNVLSQNGIKYSILYLEASDEELVKRYKELRRPHPLSPTRRIIDGIKEERNFLKEVKQKSNYIIDTTGLKLAKLKEEIQGIFVKGKTTHNMTITVMSFGYKYGIPYDSDLVFDVRFLPNPYYIEELKQLTGNDKEVQDYVMKYEISKNFLEKLIDMLEFLLPNYIREGKSNIVIAIGCTGGRHRSITIANRIAKHFGNENYRISLTHRDEKNNV, from the coding sequence ATGGAGTTTGTTATAATAACAGGAATGTCTGGTGCTGGAAAAAGTCAGGCTATAAATGTATTAGAGGATATAAATTTTTATTGTATGGATAACTTGCCCCCGATGCTTCTGCCTAATTTTTTCGAATTATGCAAGGCATCAACAAAAAAAGTTGATAAAGTTGCAGTAGTTGTTGACATAAGGGGAGGAGTCTTCTTCAATGATTTATTTACTAGTTTGAATGTATTAAGTCAAAATGGTATAAAGTACAGTATATTATATTTAGAAGCTTCTGATGAAGAGCTTGTTAAAAGATATAAAGAACTAAGAAGACCGCATCCGTTGAGTCCTACTAGAAGAATTATTGATGGTATCAAAGAGGAAAGAAATTTTCTTAAAGAGGTAAAGCAGAAATCTAATTATATAATTGACACAACAGGTTTGAAACTAGCTAAATTAAAGGAAGAAATACAAGGTATATTTGTTAAGGGAAAAACTACACATAATATGACTATTACAGTAATGTCGTTTGGATATAAGTATGGCATACCTTATGATTCTGATTTAGTATTTGATGTAAGGTTTTTACCTAACCCATACTATATAGAAGAATTAAAACAACTTACTGGTAATGATAAAGAAGTACAAGATTATGTAATGAAGTATGAAATAAGTAAAAATTTTTTAGAAAAGCTAATAGACATGCTAGAATTTTTATTGCCTAATTATATTAGAGAAGGTAAATCAAATATTGTTATTGCTATTGGTTGTACTGGAGGAAGACATAGATCTATAACAATAGCCAATAGAATTGCTAAACACTTTGGAAACGAAAATTACAGAATATCATTAACACATAGGGATGAGAAAAATAACGTTTAA
- the yvcK gene encoding uridine diphosphate-N-acetylglucosamine-binding protein YvcK codes for MKIMVFGGGTGLSVLLRGLKKYTKDITAVVTVADNGGGSGILREDLGMLPPGDMRNCITALADVEPSMLKLLQHRFKDGYLQGQSFGNLLIAAMYEIFGDYEHALKEIGSIFRLSGKVLPMTLTDTHLKGQLENGVVIFGEKEIPIYSKNLQSQIDRIYLVPSHCEPLEETISDIEKADIVILGPGSLYTSVIPNLMINNISQKIYNSKCKTFYICNLMTQPGETDSFNVVDHVKAIQKHTGINIIDFVIANDQVLCESIMKKYNQQGSAQVLIDGNQIKKLEDKNIKVISSDFVDIKKDYVRHNSYKIGGLIEKYVLKKGHFKL; via the coding sequence ATGAAAATAATGGTGTTTGGCGGTGGAACAGGGTTATCTGTACTTTTGAGAGGTTTAAAAAAATATACCAAGGATATAACTGCAGTAGTTACAGTTGCTGATAATGGCGGAGGTTCAGGTATATTAAGGGAAGATTTAGGAATGCTGCCTCCTGGTGATATGAGAAACTGTATTACTGCTCTTGCAGATGTAGAACCGTCTATGCTAAAATTATTACAACATAGATTTAAAGATGGGTATTTACAGGGGCAAAGCTTTGGGAATCTATTGATTGCAGCTATGTACGAGATATTTGGCGACTACGAGCATGCTTTAAAAGAAATAGGAAGTATATTTAGACTTTCAGGTAAAGTTTTACCTATGACATTGACAGATACTCATTTAAAGGGTCAACTTGAAAATGGGGTTGTCATTTTTGGAGAAAAGGAAATACCTATATATTCAAAAAACTTGCAAAGCCAAATAGATAGAATTTATCTAGTTCCAAGCCATTGCGAACCGTTGGAAGAAACGATTAGTGATATAGAAAAAGCAGATATTGTAATACTTGGACCTGGTAGTCTTTACACAAGTGTTATACCAAACTTAATGATAAATAACATTTCTCAAAAAATATATAACTCTAAGTGTAAAACTTTTTATATTTGCAATTTGATGACTCAGCCAGGAGAGACGGATTCTTTTAATGTTGTTGACCATGTTAAGGCTATACAAAAACATACAGGAATAAATATCATAGATTTTGTAATTGCAAATGACCAAGTGCTATGTGAGAGTATTATGAAAAAGTATAATCAACAGGGTTCTGCACAAGTTTTAATAGACGGTAACCAAATAAAGAAACTAGAGGATAAAAATATAAAGGTTATTTCAAGTGATTTTGTTGATATAAAAAAGGACTATGTAAGACATAATTCATATAAAATTGGAGGATTAATTGAAAAGTATGTTTTAAAAAAAGGACATTTTAAGCTTTAA